A stretch of the Corylus avellana chromosome ca6, CavTom2PMs-1.0 genome encodes the following:
- the LOC132185419 gene encoding glucan endo-1,3-beta-glucosidase 11-like, translating to MESDSSKSNFCLLLFFLLVSTTMLPAMVSASLGINYGQIGDNLPAPEKAVPLVQSIGATKVRLYDANPLVLRAFAGTDIELTVEVGNEHLSEMSDPQKALDWVRSNVQEYLPATNITGIMVGNEVLTLYDSGLSNNLVAAMQTIHGALLTLGLDKQIKVTTSHSFNVMETSYPPSAGAFKQDLTGHITEILEFHNQTGSPFCVNIYPYFAYKANPEKIPLAYVVFEPNSGFVDPNTSVKYDNMFFGQIDAVYSALSLLGFEEVSVCVAETGWPSKGDADEAGATIDNAAKYNGNLMKMNIEVDVYIFALFNENRKPGPTSERNFGLFKPDTSPVYFVGDTTNKLNTTDEASASLSAIKRFRLILFLCLASTALL from the exons ATGGAGTCCGACTCCTCTAAATCCAACTTCTgtctgcttcttttttttcttcttgtttctaCTACCATGTTGCCGGCAATGGTTTCTGCTTCTCTTGGAATCAACTATGGTCAGATCGGAGACAATCTTCCGGCGCCCGAAAAAGCCGTTCCTCTCGTTCAGTCCATCGGCGCCACGAAGGTGAGGCTTTACGACGCAAATCCGCTAGTTCTTCGCGCATTCGCCGGCACCGACATTGAGTTAACGGTCGAAGTTGGCAACGAACACTTGTCGGAGATGAGCGATCCACAAAAGGCCTTGGATTGGGTGAGATCGAACGTCCAAGAATACTTGCCGGCCACGAATATTACAGGCATCATGGTTGGGAACGAAGTGTTGACTCTCTACGACAGTGGTTTGAGCAACAACCTCGTCGCCGCCATGCAAACCATACATGGTGCACTCCTTACTTTGGGGTTAGACAAGCAGATCAAg GTAACTACTTCACACTCCTTCAACGTCATGGAAACCTCCTATCCTCCATCCGCCGGAGCCTTCAAGCAAGATCTAACGGGACATATTACTGAAATCTTGGAGTTCCACAATCAAACGGGTTCACCTTTCTGCGTCAATATTTACCCGTATTTTGCATACAAGGCAAATCCAGAGAAAATTCCTCTTGCCTACGTTGTTTTTGAGCCAAATTCCGGGTTCGTGGATCCGAATACCAGTGTCAAATACGACAACATGTTTTTTGGGCAGATCGATGCCGTTTACTCTGCACTAtctttgttgggttttgagGAGGTCTCTGTTTGCGTAGCTGAGACTGGTTGGCCGTCAAAGGGAGACGCCGATGAAGCTGGAGCTACGATTGATAATGCTGCAAAGTACAACGGCAATTTGATGAAGATGAATATTGAAGTAGATGTGTATATTTTTGCCTTGTTTAACGAAAATAGGAAGCCCGGGCCAACGTCGGAGAGGAACTTTGGACTGTTCAAGCCGGACACGTCGCCGGTATATTTCGTCGGAGACACCACTAATAAATTAAACACCACTGATGAAGCATCTGCCAGTTTATCTGCCATCAAAAGATTCCGCCTTATTTTGTTTCTCTGCTTGGCATCAACTGCACTGCTGTAA